A window from Vigna angularis cultivar LongXiaoDou No.4 chromosome 7, ASM1680809v1, whole genome shotgun sequence encodes these proteins:
- the LOC108338356 gene encoding uncharacterized protein LOC108338356 — protein MLFSRLSYRSLFTIHRPLIQQPLLNTVCCILIFAFTPRKKGCIRLNLGTFCIGRAEKRGKMGFIMEFAENLVLKLMEDPKERDRRFREHVYRVKDRCEKTKEMWSYPMRPYGFWTFERHNSQLAWDAQISQVPGRRDPYDDLLQHYSAPPK, from the exons ATGCTATTCAGCAGATTGAGTTATCGCAGCCTATTCACGATTCATCGTCCTCTCATTCAACAACCACTCCTCAACACCGTTTGTTGCATTTTAATTTTCGCTTTTACTCCAAGGAAAAAG GGTTGTATTAGATTAAATTTGGGGACTTTTTGTATTGGAAGGGCAGAGAAGAGAGGGAAAATGGGTTTCATCATGGAATTTGCGGAAAACTTGGTATTGAAGTTGATGGAAGACCCGAAGGAAAGAGATCGGAGGTTCAGGGAGCACGTTTATAGAGTGAAGGACAGGTGCGAGAAGACAAAAGAGATGTGGAGCTACCCCATGCGGCCCTATGGTTTCTGGACATTCGAACGCCACAATTCTCAGCTTGCATGGGATGCCCAAATTAGCCAAGTTCCTGGTAGGAGGGACCCTTATGATGATCTCCTCCAACATTACTCCGCCCCACCTAAATGA